Proteins from one Impatiens glandulifera chromosome 2, dImpGla2.1, whole genome shotgun sequence genomic window:
- the LOC124926218 gene encoding 60S ribosomal protein L35: protein MARIKVHELRQKTKADLLAQLKELKAELSILRVAKVTGGAPNKLSKIKVVRLSIAQVLTVVSQKQKSALREVYKNKKYLPLDLRPKKTRAIRKRLTKHQQSLKTEREKKKEIYYPLRKYAIKV, encoded by the exons ATGG CGAGAATTAAGGTTCACGAGTTGAGACAGAAGACCAAGGCCGATCTTTTGGCCCAGTTAAAGGAACTCAAGGCTGAGCTCTCTATCCTCCGTGTCGCCAAAGTCACTGGCGGCGCCCCTAACAAACTCTCCAAAAT TAAGGTGGTGAGGCTGTCTATTGCCCAAGTTCTGACAGTGGTATCACAGAAACAGAAGTCTGCATTGAGGGAAGTCTACAAGAACAAGAAGTATTTGCCTCTTGATCTGCGTCCAAAGAAAACCAGAGCCATTCGCAAACGTTTGACCAAGCATCAG CAATCATTGAAGACTGAgagggagaagaagaaggaaatcTATTATCCATTGAGGAAGTATGCCATTAAGGTGTAG
- the LOC124925335 gene encoding fatty acid amide hydrolase-like, with protein MGMFLTKGVVYKPAAKVDLGPHSDEIYRRAYVKAPRMAGLLVKIFAMFLESRIFGPILLYFLKRNNLIHKLVSYADLEEDPVFVPLQPYEDVKEQDVISIESNLSPSSQVQEAIDCLNPSKTISSNINSSFRRWTILDYSRAYTSGKINPRMVAERFIAAVQQSSEPSLDMSFFISYNVEDILRQANESTLRYETGDQLSALDGVLVAIKDEIDCLPYKTTGGTKWLQNVRSCEDDACCVKRLRLCGAILVGKTNMHELGAGTSGINPHYGATRNPYNRDKISGGSSSGSAAVVAAGLCPVALGVDGGGSVRMPAALCGVIGLKPTFGRVSPSGVLPLNWTVGMVGVLAGTIEDALIVYTAISGELPTADNSTKHYNIHLPILKSPNYISGVRLARYGEWFNDCSKDVGDCCSRAVEKLQHHYGWEVVDVNVPEIEVMRLAHYVTIGSECSNAIACYVEKLGTKEFGWDAKVALSVYQSFSSREYLNAQKIRNRQMQLHKRIFDEADVIVTPTTGVTAYTIYNDALKTGELDYVNGAALVRFSISGNFLGLPAVTVPVGYDKNGLPIGLQFIGKPWSEATLIQIAYAMQALCISECRQPEVFYDLLKEED; from the exons ATGGGAATGTTTCTGACCAAAGGGGTCGTTTACAAACCGGCCGCAAAGGTTGACCTTGGCCCTCACAGTGACGAAATTTACCGGCGTGCTTACGTCAAAG ctccTAGAATGGCTGGGCTACTGGTTAAGATCTTTGCAATGTTTCTGGAATCGAGGATTTTCGGCCCTATTCTTCTCTACTTTTTGAAGAGAAATAATCTAATTCACAag CTTGTTTCATATGCTGATTTGGAAGAAGACCCTGTATTTGTTCCATTGCAACCTTACGAAG aTGTTAAAGAACAAGATGTAATATCGATAGAGTCGAATCTATCTCCATCTTCGCAAGTGCAAGAGGCTATAGATTGCCTAAACCCGTCAAAAACTATATCAAGTAACATAAACTCGAGTTTTCGTAGATGGACTATATTAGATTACTCAAGAGCCTATACTTCAGGGAAGATAAATCCAAGAATG GTTGCAGAAAGATTTATAGCTGCTGTACAACAATCTTCCGAACCTTCACTTGACATGTCGTTCTTTATCAGTTACAATGTTGAAGATATTCTTCGACAAGCCAATGAGTCGACACTTCGATATGAAACAG GAGATCAATTATCAGCTTTGGATGGAGTTCTTGTGGCTATTAAAGATGAAATAGATTGTCTACCATATAAAACTACAG GGGGAACAAAGTGGCTGCAGAATGTAAGATCATGTGAAGACGATGCGTGTTGTGTTAAACGCTTACGATTATGTGGTGCTATTCTTGTCGGAAAGACAAATATGCATGAGCTTGGGGCAGGAACCAGTGGTATTAATCCTCACTACGG gGCAACCAGAAATCCATATAATCGCGATAAAATCTCTGGGGGTTCTTCGAGTGGATCTGCTGCTGTAGTTGCTGCTGGATTGTGCCCTGTTGCTCTTGGTGTTGATGGTGGAG GTTCGGTTAGAATGCCTGCTGCTCTATGTGGTGTTATTGGTTTGAAGCCAACTTTTGGTCGAGTTTCGCCATCAGG TGTTCTTCCTCTGAATTGGACAGTTGGGATGGTTGGGGTACTTGCAGGAACTATTGAAGATGCTTTAATTGT gTATACAGCTATAAGTGGTGAACTTCCCACCGCGGATAATTCAACAAAG CATTATAACATACATTTGCCAATTCTGAAGTCACCAAACTATATATCAGGTGTAAGGCTAGCTAGATATGGAGAG TGGTTCAATGATTGTTCTAAGGATGTTGGAGACTGCTGTTCTAGAGCAGTTGAGAAGCTTCAACATCATTATGGATGGGAG GTTGTAGATGTTAATGTACCCGAGATAGAAGTGATGCGATTGGCACATTATGTAACAATCGGTTCTGAGTGCAGCAATGCGATTGCATGTTATGTCGAAAAGCT gGGTACGAAAGAATTCGGTTGGGATGCAAAGGTGGCTCTTTCTGTTTATCAGTCTTTCAGCAGCAGGGAGTATCTAAATGCTCAAAAGATTAG GAACCGTCAAATGCAATTACATAAGCGTATATTCGACGAGGCAGATGTTATTGTCACACCAACAACAGg GGTAACTGCGTACACAATATACAACGATGCATTGAAAACGGGTGAACTTGACTATGTCAATGGAG CTGCACTAGTGAGGTTTTCAATATCAGGGAATTTCTTGGGATTGCCAGCAGTGACTGTACCAGTTGGATATGACAAAAATGGATTGCCAATTGGACTTCAGTTCATTGGAAAACCATGGTCTGAAGCTACATTGATTCAAATAGCTTATGCAATGCAG GCTTTGTGTATTTCAGAGTGTAGACAGCCAGAAGTTTTCTATGATCTGCTCAAAGAAGAAGATTGA
- the LOC124926950 gene encoding 60S ribosomal protein L23a-like codes for MAPKAESTKKVDPKAKALKVAKAVKAGATTFKKKDKIRTTVTFHRPRTLKKERNPKYPRISAPSRNKLDQYRILKYPLTTESAMKKIEDNNTLVFIVDIRADKKKIKDAVKKMYDIQTKKVNTLIRPDGTKKAYVRLTPDYDALDVANKIGII; via the exons ATGGCTCCTAAAG CTGAGAGTACGAAAAAGGTTGATCCAAAGGCAAAGGCATTGAAGGTTGCCAAGGCTGTGAAAGCAGGTGCTACTACCTTCAAGAAGAAGGATAAGATCAGGACAACAGTTACCTTTCACAGGCCTAGAACTTTGAAGAAGGAAAGGAATCCAAAGTATCCCCGTATTAGCGCACCTTCCAGAAACAAGCTAGACCAGTATCGAATACTCAAATATCCTCTAACTACAGAGTCTGCAATGAAGAAGATTGAAGATAACAATACTTTGGTTTTCATTGTTGACATCCGAGCTGACAAGAAAAAGATCAAAGATGCTGTTAAAAAGATGTATGACATCCAGACGAAGAAAGTTAACACTTTGATTAg GCCTGATGGAACCAAGAAGGCTTATGTTCGACTTACTCCTGATTATGATGCTTTGGATGTAGCAAACAAGATTGGGATTATCTAA
- the LOC124927868 gene encoding spliceosome-associated protein 130 A-like, whose amino-acid sequence MYLYNLTLQQASGIVCAVTGNFSGGPTTNTEEIVVARGKILDLLRLDEKGNILKLLSVEVFGYIRSLAQFRLPNADKDYIIIGSDSGRMVILEYNKEDNVFHKIQQQILGRTGCLRTVPGQYLAIEPYGRAVMIGACEEQKLVFLLTRGDKKDGLTIYPPIHVHNSKVLCYSICGVDRGFCNPIFAAIELDYNTEAAYAQKCLVFYELDLEHTVVSRRWFDQVDNDANMLLTVPGGADGPSGVLVCAENFVIYKNQGHPDVRGVIPRREDLSANRGSLIVSAVVIRKQSVFFFLLQTEYGDIFKVTLDHENDTVKELRIKYFDTIPVSSSLCLLKSDFLFSASEIGNHGLYRFNPIGEFTDVESSSNKQLKTSEGFHPLPFQPRKLKNLLRVNQAQSLMPIIDMKVDNLYGEIPPHIFTLCGSGPRSTLKILRPGLAVREIEKSYLHEVPTAIWTVKKNVNDEFDAYIVVSFAQTTIMFSVGEITEQVRLTGFLENTPSLVVSLIGNDTLMQVYSGGIRQIKEQGLVDEWLASKKRRIVKVVANRLQVIIALNGGKLKYFEVGKNGQLNFVNKKKISGTVGCLAIAPVPEGKKKSRFFALGSCDRYDNNRIYIFSLEPKHCMKLLSLQSIYSLPESLIFLDDTTSLFLNAGLENGVLFRTGVNPVSGQLDDTRYQPLGINSPKLLSIVVGGIPAVLCLSNRSWLGFVHQGVFILAPLSYESFKHAASFSSDQCREGVVGVNGAELRIFVVQKLGDQQPFNQISYPLRYTPRKVIIHQQQHEQQQQKMLVIIEREKGVINAEDREYEKNECFEVASWIKESADGDDEEDMEDPFSDEQFGYPKVESDKWVSCIRILDPKNGDTTCLVELEDDEAAFSICTVKFKDDETVLAVGTGIGPKEDEVSGGYIHIYRFVDWGKKIELLHKTEVDNLPLALCEFEGKLLAGVGKMLRLYDLGETKLLRQCGDMFPCRIKSIQVYRDRFYVCDDEVGSFFRYCKYLPGPDPGGNQLYMFGEDSIERCITASHHIDIDTMVGADRLGNVFFLRLPTDVSAAIEKCPYGDGTPNKIDEIVHFHVGDVITCLQKTTLTPDGKECVLYGTIMGSLGALHAFSSRDDVDFFSRFEIQMRQVHSPLCGRDHLTFRSSYFTVKNVIDGDLCEQFPTLPLKLRRKIAREMDITQAELLRKLEAIRNKII is encoded by the exons ATGTATCTCTACAATCTCACTCTCCAGCAAGCTTCCGGCATAGTCTGCGCCGTCACTGGAAATTTCTCTGGTGGACCGACAACCAACACAGAAGAAATTGTCGTCGCAAGAGGCAAGATTCTCGACCTTCTCCGACTTGACGAAAAAGGTAACATTCTCAAGCTTCTCTCCGTTGAAGTCTTTGGTTATATTAGATCCTTAGCTCAGTTCAGATTACCCAATGCCGACAAAGATTACATTATTATTGGTTCGGATTCTGGACGGATGGTCATACTAGAATACAATAAAGAAGATAATGTTTTCCATAAAATTCAACAGCAGATTTTGGGGAGGACTGGTTGTCTACGTACAGTGCCTGGACAGTACTTGGCAATTGAACCTTATGGTAGGGCTGTTATGATTGGGGCTTGTGAGGAGCAAAAACTGGTTTTTCTGTTGACTAGAGGGGATAAGAAAGATGGGTTAACAATTTATCCGCCTATACATGTGCACAACTCTAAAGTTTTATGTTACTCGATTTGTGGGGTTGATCGTGGGTTTTGTAATCCAATATTTGCTGCAATTGAACTTGATTATAATACTGAGGCTGCCTATGCACAGAAATGTTTGGTATTTTATGAGCTTGATCTAGAGCATACAGTTGTTTCAAGGAGATGGTTTGATCAGGTTGATAATGATGCTAACATGCTTTTAACTGTACCTGGTGGTGCAGATGGACCTAGTGGTGTTCTTGTTTGTGCCGAGAATTTCGTTATATACAAAAACCAGGGTCACCCAGATGTTAGGGGTGTCATCCCTAGACGAGAAGATTTGTCAGCTAATCGCGGCTCCTTGATAGTTTCGGCTGTGGTTATCAGGAAACAATCCGTGTTCTTCTTTCTATTGCAAACAGAATATGGTGATATCTTTAAGGTTACATTAGACCATGAAAACGATACGGTGAAGGAGTTAAGGATTAAGTACTTCGACACAATTCCTGTTTCGTCTTCACTGTGTTTGCTGAAGTCTGATTTTCTATTCTCTGCATCTGAGATTGGTAATCATGGGTTGTATCGATTTAATCCAATTGGAGAATTTACTGATGTGGAATCTTCCTCGAATAAACAGTTGAAAACAAGTGAAGGTTTCCATCCTCTTCCTTTCCAGCCGAGGAAGCTGAAGAATCTCCTGAGGGTTAACCAAGCCCAGAGCTTAATGCCGATAATCGATATGAAAGTTGATAATCTTTACGGAGAAATCCCCCCTCACATTTTCACTCTATGCGGGAGTGGTCCTCGTTCCACTCTTAAGATATTAAGACCGGGCTTGGCTGTAAGGGAAATAGAGAAATCATATCTTCATGAAGTCCCAACTGCTATATGGACAGTGAAGAAGAATGTGAATGATGAATTTGATGCGTATATCGTTGTTTCATTTGCTCAAACAACTATTATGTTCTCTGTTGGTGAAATTACTGAACAAGTGAGACTTACTGGTTTCCTGGAAAACACACCTTCACTTGTGGTTTCTTTGATAGGAAACGATACTTTGATGCAAGTTTATTCTGGTGGGATTAGACAGATAAAGGAACAAGGTCTAGTTGATGAGTGGTTAGCCTCAAAGAAGAGAAGAATTGTTAAAGTCGTAGCTAACAGACTTCAAGTGATTATTGCATTGAATGGAGGAAAGCTTAAATACTTTGAAGTGGGTAAAAACGGTCAGCTGAATTTTGTTAATAAGAAAAAGATATCTGGAACTGTGGGTTGTTTGGCTATCGCCCCTGTTCcagaaggaaaaaagaaatcACGGTTCTTCGCACTTGGATCATGCGATAGATATGATAATAACCGCATTTACATATTTTCTTTGGAGCCTAAACATTGTATGAAGCTACTAAGTTTGCAAAGTATTTATTCATTACCAGAATCCCTTATCTTTCTTGATGATACTACTAGTCTGTTTCTCAATGCTGGTTTAGAGAATGGTGTATTGTTCAGAACGGGTGTGAACCCGGTGTCAGGTCAGCTTGATGATACCCGCTATCAACCATTAGGGATAAATTCCCCCAAACTATTATCTATCGTGGTTGGAGGAATACCTGCTGTGTTATGCTTGTCGAACCGGAGTTGGCTTGGTTTTGTACATCAAGGTGTTTTTATTCTGGCACCACTTTCATATGAAAGTTTTAAGCACGCTGCTTCATTTTCGTCTGATCAATGCAGGGAAGGTGTGGTGGGTGTTAATGGGGCTGAATTAAGGATCTTCGTTGTTCAAAAATTGGGAGATCAGCAGCCGTTTAACCAAATTTCATATCCGTTGAGGTACACACCGAGGAAGGTTATTATTCATCAACAGCAACATGAACAGCAACAACAGAAAATGTTGGTTATTATCGAGAGAGAAAAGGGAGTGATTAATGCTGAAGATCGTGAGTATGAGAAAAACGAGTGTTTTGAAGTTGCAAGTTGGATTAAGGAAAGTGCGGAtggtgatgatgaagaagacatGGAAGATCCTTTCTCTGATGAGCAGTTTGGGTATCCCAAAGTGGAATCTGATAAGTGGGTTTCTTGCATAAGGATTTTAGATCCAAAGAATGGAGACACCACTTGTTTAGTGGAGCTTGAGGATGATGAAGCTGCCTTCAGCATATGCACAGTGAAGTTTAAAGATGATGAAACAGTCTTGGCTGTGGGTACAGGTATTGGTCCTAAGGAAGATGAAGTATCTGGTggatatattcatatttatagatTTGTGGATTGGGGAAAGAAAATAGAACTTTTGCATAAGACGGAAGTGGATAACCTTCCTCTTGCTTTGTGCGAATTCGAAGGAAAGTTGCTTGCTGGAGTTGGGAAGATGCTGCGATTATATGATTTGGGTGAAACCAAATTGCTTAGACAATGTGGTGACATGTTTCCCTGCAGAATTAAATCTATTCAAGTCTACCGTGATCGATTTTATGTATGTGATGATGAGGTAGGTAGCTTCT TCCGCTATTGCAAGTATCTTCCTGGCCCTGATCCAGGCGGAAACCAACTATACATGTTTGGTGAGGATTCAATAGAAAGATGTATTACTGCATCTCATCACATAGACATCGATACAATGGTTGGTGCAGACAGGCTTGGGAATGTCTTTTTCTTACGGTTACCCACGGATGTATCAGCAGCAATAGAAAAATGCCCATATGGTGATGGAACCCCCAACAAAATAGACGAAATAGTCCATTTTCACGTTGGTGATGTTATCACTTGCTTGCAGAAAACAACTCTAACTCCAGATGGTAAAGAGTGTGTCTTATATGGAACTATAATGGGGAGTTTAGGAGCATTACATGCTTTTAGTTCTAGAGATGATGTTGATTTCTTCTCAAGATTTGAAATACAAATGAGGCAGGTTCATTCCCCTTTGTGTGGACGTGATCACTTGACCTTTAGGTCTTCTTATTTTACTGTCAag AATGTGATTGATGGAGATCTATGTGAGCAATTTCCAACATTGCCCTTGAAATTGCGCCGGAAAATTGCTAGGGAAATGGACATAACTCAGGCTGAACTTCTAAGGAAACTTGAAGCAATTCGAAATAAGATCATTTGA